In the Mastomys coucha isolate ucsf_1 unplaced genomic scaffold, UCSF_Mcou_1 pScaffold18, whole genome shotgun sequence genome, one interval contains:
- the LOC116095521 gene encoding olfactory receptor 2A12-like, translated as MQDFHWRNHSSLTEFVLLGFSSDTRINGILFGIFLLLYLTTLLGNGLIITLIHMDSRLHTPMYFFLSVLSILDMGYVTTTVPQMLVHLVCKKKTISYVGCVAQMYIFLMLGITESWLFAIMAYDRYVAICHPLRYKVIMSPLLRGSLVAFCGFWGITCALIYTVSAMILPYCGPNEINHFFCEVPAVLKLACADTSLNDQVDFILGFILLLVPLSLIIVVYINIFAAILRIRSTQGRIKAFSTCVSHITVVTMFSIPCMVMYMRPGSESSPEEDKKLALFYNVISAFLNPIIYSLRNKDVKRAFLKVVGSSKGSG; from the coding sequence ATGCAGGACTTCCACTGGAGAAACCACAGCTCTCTTACTGAGTTTGTTCTTCTAGGATTCTCTAGTGACACACGGATAAATGGCATTCTGTTTGgcatctttcttctcctctacCTCACCACCCTCCTAGGCAATGGGCTCATTATCACCTTGATACACATGGATTCCCgcctccacacacccatgtactttttcctcaGTGTCTTATCCATCCTGGATATGGGCTATGTCACCACCACAGTGCCCCAGATGCTGGTACATCTGGTCTGTAAGAAGAAGACCATCTCCTATGTTGGATGTGTGGCTCAGATGTACATCTTCCTGATGCTGGGAATCACCGAGTCTTGGCTTTTTGCAATCATGGCTTATGATAGGTATGTGGCCATTTGCCATCCTCTCAGATACAAAGTCATCATGAGTCCTTTACTGCGTGGGTCACTGGTGGccttctgtgggttctggggtatCACCTGTGCCCTGATATATACTGTTTCTGCTATGATTCTTCCCTACTGTGGCCCCAATGAAATCAACCACTTCTTCTGTGAAGTGCCTGCTGTCCTGAAGTTGGCCTGTGCAGACACCTCTCTCAATGACCAGGTGGACTTCATCCtaggcttcatccttctcttggtCCCACTCTCCCTCATCATTGTTGTCTACATCAATATCTTTGCTGCTATCTTGAGGATCCGCTCAACTCAAGGGAGGATCAAGGCCTTTTCCACCTGTGTGTCCCATATCACTGTGGTCACCATGTTTTCGATCCCGTGTATGGTAATGTATATGAGGCCTGGCTCTGAGTCCTCCCCCGAAGAAGACAAGAAGCTGGCTCTGTTCTACAATGTCATCTCTGCCTTCCTCAACCCCATCATCTACAGCCTTCGTAATAAAGATGTGAAAAGGGCTTTCCTCAAGGTGGTGGGCAGCAGCAAAGGGTCAGGGTGA